One Ferroacidibacillus organovorans genomic window, AACAGACGCAGATTGTTGCGGCCAAAGTGGTGCGTGAAGCACTGCTGGCATTTGCTGACTGATGGAGCGGGAACGGGTGGGTACGATTCACATTGTATCGGGGGAGCTTGACACAAAGGCACCTGCGCGGATTCGCCTGCGCGGCTCCCTCTATCAGGCGATCTATAAGGAGCCGGAGGAGAACTTCGCACAGACGGAGACGACGGTTACCTTCTCGCTCACGCGCAGGCCGTTTATCCGCGTGGAGCGGGTGGGGGGTGTACGCGCTTCATACAATTTTGAACTGGATCAGACGACAGACGGATTCTACGATTTTCCGGAAGGAAAAGTGGAGCTTCGCGTACACACCACAACACTCGCCGTTTTCGTGACAAACCGTGGGATTCAAGCGGAGATCGTCGCATCAATGGTCATGCAAGGCGCAGATGAACAACCGCTAACGATTGCGATTGAACTTGAGTTTGAGCCGTGAGTGATGTCGTGAAAGGGGTGATGGCGTGAAGAGCTTTCGCGATCCTGTGCACAATCTCATCGCGTTTGGTGAAGAGGATCAATTGCTCATTGACCTGATCAATACAGCGGAAGTGCAGCGCATGCGGCGCATTCGGCAACTGGGACTCAGCAACATCGTCTACCCGGGCGCCGAGCACTCCCGTTTCGTCCACTCGCTTGGGGTCACCCATCTCGCTCGCCGTTTTCTCGACGAGGATTGTGCGGGAGAGCGAACGCGCGGGGCGTACGCTTTGCGTGAATACCGTCAGCTAGCGCTTGCTGCGGCCCTCCTTCACGACATTGGCCACGGACCATTCTCGCATGCGCTCGAAGCGGTCACGGGCGTTCGTCATGAGCGGTTCACGTCGGCGATCATACGCAGTAAAGAGACTGAGGTTCATCAGGTGCTGGAGGCATATTCCAGCGGATTTTCTGAACAGGTGGCGCGGTTGATTGAGAAGAATTTTCCGGAGAGTCGCGCGATTGTAAAATTGCTCTCTTCACAGCTTGACATGGACCGCACGGATTACCTTTTGCGCGATGCGCTGATGACAGGGGCGGGATATGGCACGTTTGATGTGGAGTGGCTCCTTCATGTCATGCGTATCGGCGAAGTCCAGGGGGAGCCGGAGATAGGGCTTGACCTTGCACGCGGCCAGAGCATTGCTGAGGACTATATCATGTGTCGCTATTATATGTATCTTCATGTCTATTTTCATCGCTTGACGCGTTCTGCCGAAGTGCTTGTCGAGCGTACGCTTGCTCGTGCTGCGCAAGTCGGGGCAGATCTTCCAGGGTTTCCGGCTCTGCGCGCGCTGCTGCAAGGGGATTTGCGACTGGCAGTGGATGGCAGAAAGAACGCTGCCGAGATAGGATCATCTGCGATCACCGATTACCTTGAATTGGACGATCACCTTCTGTGGTCTGCGCTGCGCGCGTTTTCCCGGCACGAGGATGCGGTGCTTGCGGATTTGGCGCAGCGCCTTTTGAATCGGCGCCTATTTCACAGTGTGGATGTACATTCAAACGATGAGGCAATGATGTGGCAGGCGCGCATGGAACGTGTCGCCCACAAAAAAGGATTGCCAGCCCATTTTTACGTGATCTTTGACCAGGCGGGCAGTCAGGCGTACAAAGATCCGTATGTCGGAGCGGATGAACCCGATCCAACGCTTGAGCAAATCTATCTTTTTGACGTACACGGCAACGCGACGGAACTGGCGCGCCAGTCGTTCATTGTCGAAGCGGTGAAATCGCGTCGCGCCAGTGTGTCGCGCGTGATTTTCCCGAGGGAGTGGTTGGATGAGGGATGAGGATGTATGGCTTCAGGCGTTGCTTGAAGCGGTTCGCGTCGGTGTTCACGCGGTGGATCACCGCGGTGTGACGATCCTCTACAATCAGATGGCGGCGACGCTTGACGGTCTTACGCGCGAAGAGGTGCTCGGACGGCATGTGCTTGACGTATACCCATCGCTTACGGAGGAGACCAGCTCGCTGTTGCGCGTTTTGCGCTCAGGAGATCCTGTGCTCTTGCGCCGTCAATCGTATCGAAACTTTCGGGGGGACGAGGTGCACACTGCGAATGCGACGCGCGCTGTGTATCGTGATGGACGGCTGTACGGGGCCTTAGAGATCGCGCAAGACATTACGGAGGTTCAGCATCTCGCAGAGCGGGTCGTCGAACTTCAGGCGGCCACCCGTCCACCGCGTTCAGGTGGCCGTTCGGCTACGGTGCGTTACACACTTGAGGATATACTCACAACTGACCCTGTGTTGCTGGAAGTGAAAGCGCGCGCAAAGCGAGCTGCGCGCACATCGTCTCCAGTTTTGATTTACGGCCCGACGGGGACGGGGAAGGAACTTTTTGCGCAGGGCATTCACGCGGCGAGTCCGCGCGCAAACGGCCCTTTTATCGCGCAAAATTGCGCGGCGCTCCCTGGTCCGCTTCTTGAAGGAATTCTCTTTGGCACGGTAAAAGGGAGCTTTACAGGCGCTGAGAATCGCGCGGGGCTGTTCGAACTCGCGAGTGAAGGGACGCTTTTTCTCGACGAGATTCATGCACTGCCCATTGACTTGCAGGCAAAACTCCTGCGCGTGCTTGATGATCAGCACGTCCGCCGCCTGGGGGATCAAAAAGCGCGCGTGATTGATGTGCGTATCCTCGCCGCGATGAATGTGGAACCGGAAATTGCCGTGCGCGAGAAGATGCTACGTGAAGACATCTTCTATCGCATTCAGGTGGTTTCTTTGCGCTTGCCCGCACTCGCGCAGCGGCAAGCGGATCTGAAGCTTCTGATCGATCACTTTGTGGCGGATTGCAACGCGCGGTTTGGCATGACGGTGCGCGGGGTAACGGAGGATGCCATGCGCGTTTTGCGCGCAGCGGCGTGGCCTGGGAATGTGCGGGAACTGCGCCATGCGCTTGAATCGGCGATGAATCTGGTGGATGGCGATTGGATTGATGTGAAACATTTGCCGCAGTATCTCGCGCAGTACCACATGTCGCGCGGTGAGCCGGATGCAGGTGAGCCGGGAAGTTTACATCCTCTTGCAGACAGGCGACAACAGGGGCTCTTCGCGAGTGTAGAGGCGCTTGAACGTGACCTGATTGCGCACGCGCTTGCCGTTTGCGGATGGAACGTGAGCGCTGCCGCGACCCTGCTTGAGATCCCTCGTCAGACGCTGCAGTCCAAGATGAAAAAGTTGGGTATTTCCCGAAACATTGCGACTTCTGAAATGCGCTCTGCAGAGGTGAATAAGACAACGCGCAGTGGACAGAATGACTAAGGTCGATGGAAGAGAGGGTGTGGTTGCGTTGGAAAACGTAACGTCTCACTCAAGGTAGGACGATCATTCCACTTCTTATAGAAGTTGGAGGGATGTGCTAAAGACAATTACAGTTGTTTCCACGTCTTTGATCTCCTCGGTGACGGTTCAAGCCTCACAGCTTAGTACGAGGAAACACGTACGGCCAATCATCCATTGACAAGAGAGGACCTTTAGGTCCTCTTTTTTTGTGTATGCAAATGAGAGATAACACAGTCAGAATAAAATAATATACCAATGGTCAAATACCAAAGCCTAACGGGTGGTGAAAAGGGGAGCTCGCATGGAATTGCGACTGACGTGAAACGATACGCAATGAAATCGTGTACGTTTGTTGTGGGATTGACCCAACCGTGTCGATCTCATGAAACATCAGTCGCACACCTTGCCGGAAAGAGACAAACCAATTATCTTTATACTAAAGATAATTGGTTGTTCGAGTTCGCCTGCAGAAATAGCGAGTGTGCGCATGCGAATGTCTCTGAAAGGTAGGCGAAAATCTGTGAGATCTTACGCATCGTGGATTTATAAACTGCGTTTTCTCATCATTATCCTCTGGATCGTCGGTGCAGTTCTCTCTGTCAAGGTTCTGCCCAATCTCAATTCGGTCGTCGCGCACCACAGCACGCCTTTTCTTCCTTCCACGGCAGAGTCACAGGTTGCGTCGCGACTTGCCGGAACCATGCAGGGAAAACATCCCTATAAGTCATCCGCGATTGTGGTGCTGGTCAATCCGAACGGATTGACGCAAGGTGACAAACAGTATCTCAATGATCAATTGGCCGTCATCAAACGCGATGAAGCGAAATACGGCGTTGATACCATTCAGTCGGCGGCGCAGACCCCACAGGGTGCCTCATCATTTTTTAGCAAAAACAAAACGACAGAGATCGCTTTTCTTGGCATGGCGCAAAGTGACACCACGAAGGCGGCACAGACCGGATACGAAAATATGCAAACACTCTTTGCACACCCGCCGCAGGGTGCGCATGTGAGTTTGACGGGCGCAACGCCGATCACCGTCGACAATATGACGATCTCGATGAATGGCGTGAGCAAAAGCGGCGGTGTAACTGTGGCACTCATTCTCGTCATCCTGTTTCTCGTGTTTCGCTCGATCATTGCGCCGATCGTCACACTGCTTACGATTGGAGTATCTTTTCTTATCACATCAGGGATCGTGGCTAAACTCGCGCTGCACGGTTTTCCGGTCTCTACATTTACGCAGACCTTTCTCATCGCGATCCTGTTCGGCGCGGGGACAGACTACTCGATCGTGATGCTCAATCGCTTTCGCGAAGAAATGACGCAGGATCATCCAGATGTGCTTGCCGCGATGACGGCCGCCATGCGCGGCGTTTCCAAAACGATCCTTTTTAGTGCGGCGACCGTCTTTGTCTCATTCGCGGTGCTCTACTTTGCAAACTTTGGTCTTTATCGCTCGGCTGTCGGTGTCAGCATCGGCGTGTTTTTCGCGATTCTCGCGTGCATGACACTGATTCCATCCATTATGGGGATCTTCGGGCGCACCCTTTTTTGGCCGCGTCGACCTGTCGTGGGAGCGGCGCACAAGCCTTCTGCGATCTGGAGTTTCTCCGGTCGCATCGCCACCCGTCACCCGTGGTGGACGATCTTGCTCTCGATCGTTTTGCTCGCGCCAATCGCGGCGCAGTTTACCAATTTGCGCTCGTTTAACTCGCTTGAAGAAATTCCTCAGGCGCCGTCCGTCAAAGGATTTCACGAAGTGGCAAACGCGTTTGGCATCGGGCGTGTGATGCCCGTTCAGGTGATTTTGCAGAGTCCTTCCAATCTGCGCTCATCGCAAGGACTTGCGACGATTGAACAGATTTCTCAGGCGCTTTCGCACGCGCCGCTTGTCTCTCAGGTGGACAGTGCGACGAGACCGACCGGAACGCTGCTTCGCGCGTTTGAACTCGCGCACCAAAACGGGCAGATCGCGCAGGGCGTCACAAAGATCAACACAGGGCTCGGACAGCTCTCAAACGGCCTGACACAGGCGGCGGTGAAGCTGCGTCAAGGCGTATCCGACCAATCGCGGCTCGTGACGGGCGCGCAAAACCTTGCGCGCGGACTCGCACAGTATCACCAAGGGGTATCGCAGTTTTCTACGCATTTGCCGACGCTTGCCACAGGTGCGAACGCCTTGGCGACGGGCGCGGCTCGGTTAGGTTCAGGATTGAGCAGATTGCAGGCGGGAATCACGCAAGAGGGCGCGGGGGTTTCTCAAGTGACTTCTGGTCTTGCAAAACTTGCACCAGGTACAGCGCAAGTTGCGTCAGGTTTGCAAAGTCTCCAGTCTTCAAGCGCTAAATTCTCGGCGTTGTCAGCGCAGATGAACCAGGCGCTTGCGGCGTGGCTCAAGGCGCACCCAAGCGCAAATGACGCATCGATGCAACAGATTCTCGGCATGTCGGGCGCGCTCGCGCAGGGACTCTCGCAAACGGCGAGTGGAACGGCTCAATTGGCGTCAGGCGCATCGGCACTTCACGCGGCAACCGGCAGACTCGCGGCAGGAGCGGGCCCGCTATCCCAAGGCATGCAGGCGCTCGCGACGGCGTCCGGTAAACTTTCGGCGGGAGCTTCTTCACTCCATCAGGGAGGAACTGCACTCGCGAATGGCGCACAACAACTTGCGACAGGCGCCGCGCAACTCGCACACACATCAGGTCAATTGGCCACGGGTGCATCGCAAGTCGCATCCGGTGTGGCGCAGTCGGCGGCAGGTACATCGCAACTGCAAAATGGGCTTGCCAAGGCAGCGAGCGGTGCGACGCAGCTACACAGCGGACTGAGCTCTGCCAATCAGGCGCTTCATCAGTCACAAAATGCCGCACAAAGCGGAAACCCTGGGTTTTACGTTCCAGCATCGGTTGTGGCAAAGAATGCATCCTTACAAAAAGCGATGAACGCTTACATCTCTCCTAACGGCCATATTGCGCAGTTTACGGTCGATCTCACGGTCAACCCGTACAGTGCGGCCGCTCTTTCAGATGTTGCGAAACTCCGCAATGTCGCGCAAGTGGCGCTAGCGGCAAGCCCGCTTCACTCAGGGCAAATTTATATGGGCGGTACGAGCGCGGGACAAGAGGATCTCAATCAGATCTCAAACGCCGACTTTTTGCGCACGGTGTCCCTGATCTTCCTTGCGATCTTCGTCCTGCTCGCCATCATGCTTCGATCGCTGCTTGCGCCACTCTACATTCTGGTGTCGCTGATTGCCAGTTATTTTGTGACGATGGGTGTCATGCAGGTTGTCTTTGTCTCCGTGCTTCACTACACGGGAATCGACTGGACGGTGCCCTTTTTCTCCCTGCTCCTCTTGGTGGCACTTGGCGTCGATTACAGCATTTTCTTGATGGCGCGCTTTGATGAGATGTTAAAAGAGGGCTTGGCACCGCGCACGGCGATCCGCCTTGCCATGCAGCGTATGGGAGGCGTCGTCTTTGCGGCGGCAATCATCATGGCAGGAACATTTGGCTCAATGACAGTCGCAGGCGTTACTGCGCTTCTTGAGATCGGATCATCCGTGGTTTTGGGGCTCTTCATTTATACAGGTCTTTTGTTGGGATTCTTCGTGCCCTCAGCCGTCTCCGTGGTCGACCGCGCGCACCACTGGCCATTTTTTACACGCGATGAAACCGAGAATGAAGTGGACGGACGCCGCGCGCGTGCAAGCGATGGCGCGCTAATGGTAGACTGAAAAGAGCATGAGAGAGGAAGGGTGAAGCGAATGAAAACGGAGCGCTTGGCGTATGGACTGCGCGTTCTTTTCGTCGGTTTCAACCCTTCCCTGCGCTCGCACGAATTAGGCTTCAACTATGCGGGGCGATCCAACCGCTTCTATACCATACTGTATCAATCAGGACTTACAACGCGGCTTTTTACACCGCAAGAGAGCTCCCTTCTCTTGCAGGAATACGGGTATGGGTTTACGAATATTGTCGCGCGCCCGACGCGCAGGGCGGATGAACTGTCACGCGAAGAGTATCGCGAAGGGGCGGTTTTGTTGCGCGCGAAGATCGAAGCGTACCGGCCAATGATTGCCTGTCTCGTCGGGAAGGGTGTCGCCCAGGCGTTTTTCGGAAAGGCGATTCGGGCGTTTGGCTTTTTGGAGTCTCAGGCAGATGGGTGTACGCATTATTTTGTCGCGCCCGCTACAAGTGGGCTGGTGCGAATGAAGCTTGCGGAACAAGTCGCGGTGTATCGCGCGCTGGCAGAGGAAGTCGCACACTGTCCGTGGCCGATGCGAGAAATTAGAGGTGAAGGGCGATGAGAGAACAAGAAACGGATTGTTCACGCCGGCAAGAAGAGGAGCAACAAAGCGCAGATGCGCTTTTAACGGAAGAGCGTGTTCCGTGCGGGAAAGAGATTTTGCCAAACGGCATCCAAGACCTGGATATCGTGATTTACGATCTATTAAAAGACCTCGAACTGCAACTGCTCGGCTCAGAGCCAGAACTTCACGGCATCACGCCAAAGCAGACGATTCTCTTGCGGAAAGTGCGTCAGGTGTCGCGCGCAACGGCCAGCCAGATCGGGGAGATGATGGGGATCACATCTGGGCCTGTGACGACACTGACGCATGGACTTGTCGAGAAGCAGTTGCTGGCGCGCGCGGTGGATGAGGATGATCGGCGTGTGGTCTGGTTTACGCTCACAGAGCGGGGAGAGGCGTTGATCCGCGAAGTCATCGCGCATCGCCAAGCCAATGTTCAGGCGTTTCTCGGCGCGCTTCCGGCGCACAGTCGTGACGATTTTTATCGCCTCTACAGCGATGTGCGCAATGCGCTAAAGTTGCTGCGCTAACCTATTTCGATAGGATGCGGGGTATCATTTATTACAACGTGATGATGGACTAGGGTACCTGCACACGCAAGTTACCTTGAGCGACGTATGATGTACGAACATTAAGGAGGTGATATCGTATGACACACCACCATCCTGTTCGAGACATCAACGAAGCCATCAAGGAATTGCAAGAGGCGAAGCGCTTTCTTTTGCATCGTAAGTTCGAGCGAGCTGAAAATGAATTGGCCGATAGTCTTGTTGAAATCGCGAGGGCGATTCGGGGCATTAATCGGAAAGAGTATTAAATCAGTACAATCGAAGAAAAAGGGGACTTTCTCAAACGTCACTTCAAGTGGCGAAGGGAGAGTTTCCTTTTTCTCTTTATTTGGCATGAAAATTGCTTACCTCCTTGCAAGGTCGTTGATGACGAAACGATGGCGCAAGGGGGATTTTTTGTGTCTGATCCATACGGTATAAGGCGTGTGCTCGAACCGCGCGGCGCAATGCCGCAACCCGCGTGGCGGCTTGACGCCACACCGGTGTGCAGGGAGGATGAAGTGCTGATTGATGTGTCGGCGCTCAATGTGGACGCCGCGTCGTTTCAGCAAATCGTCGCGGATGTCGGCCGTGACGAACGTGCTGTTTCCGAGCGCATCATGTCCATCATCCGTGAACGCGGGAAGCTTCATAACCCAGTTACCGGGTCCGGGGGGATGCTGCTTGGCACCGTGCGTGAAATCGGGCTGAACTATGCGAATCGGTCGGGTATTGCGCCAGGGGATCGCATTGCCACCCTTGTCTCGCTCTCGCTCACGCCGCTTTACATGGAGGAAATTCACTCGATTCATCTGGATACAGGCCAAGTTATCTGTCGCGGCACCGCCGTTCTCTTTTCTAGCGGGCTGCTCGCGCGCCTGCCGAGCGATTTGCCTGAAACGCTCGCGCTCGCTGTGTGTGACGTGTGCGGGGCGCCAGCGCAGGTGGCGCGCATCTGCCAACCGGGGCAAACGGTGGCGATTTTCGGCGCAGGCGGCAAATCGGGGATGCTGTCCGCCGTTCAGGCACGCCGAAAAATCGGCGAAAAGGGGCGACTGCTCGCGTTTGAGACTGCCGAAAAATCAGCGCAAGCGCTGCGCGAACTCGGTTGTGTTGACCATGTCGTGGTGGCGGACGCGCGCGACCCTGTGCAAACGCTGAACGCGATGCTGGATGTGACGGGCGGTGCGCTTGCGGATGTCACCATCAACTGCGTAAGCGCACCTGGCACGGAACTTGCTTCCATTCTGGTGACCCGCACGCGCGGGCTGGTTTACTTCTTTAGCATGGCGACATCCTTCACAGCGGCTGCACTCGGGGCGGAGGGTGTCGGCAAAGACGTCGACATGCTGATTGGCAACGGATACGCAGAGGGGCACGCAGAGCTGGCGTTTGAACTCGTGCGGGATGAACCCAAATTGCAGGCTGTCTTTGCAGCAAAACTGGCACAACCAACCGGGGGAGGAACACCACAATGAGCCTTGCGCCACACGAGATTTTGTACGGGAAAAAACAGCGACATTTTCGCGATATTCCGCTCTATAAGGACGTTACGGATGAGCAGTGGAACGACTGGAAGTGGCAACTCACGCACACGATTGATACCATGGAGGATCTCGCGCAAGTGGTCAATCTGACGCCTGAGGAAAAAATCGGCGTATCGCGCGTCAAGGAGTCCATTCCGCTGCGCATCACGCCATACTACGCGATGCTTATGCACCCGGATGATCCGAACTGTCCCGTGCGTCTGCAGGCGGTTCCGCTGTCCCATGAGATGTCCCGCTCGCCGTGGGATATGGAGGACCCGCTCGCAGAAGACGAGGATGCTCCCGCGCCCGGTCTGACGCACCGCTATCCGGATCGCGTTCTCTTTTTAATCACAAACCAGTGCTCGATGTACTGCCGTCACTGCACGCGCCGCCGCTTTTCAGGCGCTGTCGGACACGCGGTGCCAAAGCCGCAGCTCGACGCGGCGATCGATTACATCCGCCGCACACCAGCGGTTCGCGACGTGCTGCTCTCTGGCGGTGATGGGCTGCTCGTCAATGACAAGATCCTCGAATACATCATCTCAAGCCTGCGTGCGATCCCGCACGTCGAGATCATTCGCATCGGAACGCGCGCGCCCGTCGTTTTCCCACAGCGCATCACAGAGAACCTCTGCAACATCCTGCGCAAATACCACCCGGTGTGGATCAATACGCACTTCAACCACCCGGATGAGATCACGCCGGAGGCAAGACTTGCGTGCGAGCGCCTCGCTGACGCAGGTGTGCCCTTGGGCAACCAGACGGTGCTGATGCGCGGAGTGAACGATTGCGCGCACATCATGAAAAAACTGATGCACGACCTTGTCAAAATTCGCGTCCGCCCGTACTACATCTATCAGTGCGACCTGTCAGAGGGGATCAGCCACTTCCGCACGACCGTCTCCAAAGGCCTTGAAATCATGGAACAGTTGCGCGGCCACACGTCTGGCTACGCTGTTCCCACCTTTGTCGTCGATGCACCGGGGGGCGGCGGCAAGATTCCGGTCATGCCGCAATATCTGATCTCGCAAGGGCACAGCAAAGTGATCCTGCGCAATTTTGAAGGGGTCATCTCGGTCTACAACGAGCCGGTCTACGAGGATCAAGGGTGTCCGCCGACGTGCACACACAACCACGAAGAAGAGGCGATCGGCGTTGCGAAGCTGCTTGCCAATCAGGCGCTGAGCCTTGAGCCGAAGGGCTTGCACCGCGCGGCGGGCCACCAAGGTGAGGGCGCAGGGCGGCAGGCGCTTGCCAATCAGGCGATGCGTGGCGGGACATGGGATGGCGATGCGTAATGGATGAAGTGTGTGATGTGATCATTTGCGCGCGACGCCAAACCTGTGCGCAGTGTTTGCGATGCGCGGCATGCTCGCGGCACGCGACGTGATGATGGAGATCTGGGCGCGGGCTGAGGCGATTGGCGCACGCGCGCTGGCCGTGGTCGGCACGAACAAGCATGCCGGGAAGACGACACTGCTTGGCGGGCTGCTCCAGTGCGCACCCCGCGCGTCGCTTGCGCTTGTGAGCATTGGCGTTGATGGCGAGCGGGCTGACGTGATCTTGGGTACGCCAAAGCCGCAGATCGTCTGCCGACAGGGGACATGGGTTGCGACGGTGATCGCGGCGAATGCCGAATCGTCGGCAGCCGTGGCGTGGCACGCGCCAACATCGGTCACCTCGCCCTTAGGTGAGGTGTGGATCGGGCAGACGCGCGCCCCCGGTTCGGTCGTTTTGGCAGGTGTGCGGCAAAAGGAGCAGTTGCTTTCGCTCAAGGCACAGTTTTTTGCGCGAGGTGCGGCTTATGTGCTGATCGATGGCGCGCTTTCACGGATGGCTGCGGTCGATCCGGAGCTTGCCGATGGTGTCGTTCTCGCGGTGGGAAACGTGCACGGCTCGCTCCAAGAGACGGTTGCGGTCGCAAAATCTGCACTTTTGCGTCTGGGCCTATCCGAACTTGAGCCGGAACTCGCGCGGCAACTGCCGGATCTCTCATCTGTAAAAGGCCTTGTCGCATGGGCGTCTGACCGTTACGGTGAGTCGCTCTGGGGCGATCCAATTTTCTTGCCTGAAGGCAGTCTGCTCACGGACGATTTAGAGCGAGACTTTCGTGTATCGGATGCGCACAGTGTGTTTTATTGCGGCGGCGCCGTAACGGACGCATGGCTTGCGCGCGTCGCGGCGCGAAAGCGTCCACAGGTAGTGATTGTGCGCAGTGCCGCCCATCTCTTTTGCGGCGATGAGACCATGCGGCAATTTACGCGTGGTGGACACCGACTGCGCGTCTTGAGGTCTGTTCCATTGCTTGGTGTCGCGGTCAATCCGACGACGCCGCGCGGCGGGCAGCGCCTTGAGCGCGGCGCGCTGATGCGCGCGCTTGAGGCAGAGGTGGATGTCCCTGTAATCGACGCGATGGAGGTGGATGCGTGTGCGCTTTACGACGGCTGAGACAGATGCTTACGTGGCGTGGGAAACGCTGCAGACGCTGTTTCCGACGCGAACGGCGTGCGGCGCGACGTATCGCAGCGCACGTGGACCGTTTTGCCGGGGGGATGAAGACGCGTGGCGGTGCGATCAGGCAGACGCGCGGGCGCTTGATGCAGCGTTTTCCTGCTCGCTGCCTGAACGCGCGCCGCTTTACGAGCGTCTGGCAGAGTTGCTCGATCAGTTTCCCGATACGGCAGCGGCGTGTGCCGCTGTCGCGCAAGGGCGCACACTCTCAGAGGCACAACTCGCGACGCTTCATCGCGCGATTCATTTGGCCATCGGGCTTGACACTGCGTTGGCACAGGTGTCCCTGCGCTTTTCTTGGTGGGACAGTGCGGCGGCGCAACCGTTCATTCAGCTTGTCGGCGGCGGGGATTCCGCCTTTTGTCTTGATGCGCTTGACGCCTCGCTCCGTGCGGCGTCGGATGCATCCGCGCGCGCTCGCCTGGCGCTTGATCAAGTGAAGCGAAACGTGAGTCGCGCGCTTCACGACGCGTACGGCCGCGCCATGCGCCGCGACGGCACGCTGATCGCGCCGCTTCATGCGCGCGCGAAGCAGAGATGCTTTGTGATCCGCGCCTGCGACTGCGCCTTACGACGCGCGAAGAGCGGGTGTATGACGTGGTGGAAGATGCCGCACAGGCGCGCGCGACGGCACAACTCGACGCGTGCGAAGGGATCGTTCGAGGGCTGCGCGCAGAGGTGTGCGCGCGCGTCTCAGGGACCCTCGCGAAAGATTCGCAGGCGCTTGAGGCACTGATGGTACAGATTGGGCGGCTGGATGATCTTTTCGGACGTGTCGCGGCAAGGCAGCGCGCCGGGTTTGTGTGGTCAGAGCTTGGTGACGCGCCGGAGCTTTGTGCAGGTCGCCCCCCTTTTTATGCAGCGTTTCAACCTGTGGATATCGTGCTCAAAACGCGTGTCACGCTGCTGACCGGGATGAACATGGGGGGGAAGAGCGCTGCGCTTCGGACGCTTCTCAGCGCGCAACTGCTGCACCAGTGGGGCGCGCCTGTGTTTGCCTCGGCGTATCGCGCGCCGCTCTATATGGCGCTGCGCTATATCGGCGGAGACCAGCAGGCGCTTGACGCAGGCATCTCCACGTTTGCAGCGGAGGTGCTTGCGATCAAGGAAGCGCTCGCGGGGGAAGATGTCTTATTGTGCCTGGATGAAGTGGGTCGTGCGACGAATCCGCAGGAGGGGGAGGCGCTGCTATTCGCGATCCTGCAAAAGCGTCAGACGGCGCGCAGTGGCGTCACTTTTGCAGTGACGCATTTTTCGCGGCGCTTGCCGGGTGCGACGCACCTCACCGTGCGCGGGATCAGCAAAGAGGCGCTTGCGATGTGTCACACGCCAGAGGATCTCAGGGCGCATATGGATTACCGGTTGACTACGGCAACGGGGACGGAACTGCGCCAAGGGATCGCAGTCGCCGCCTGGCTTGGGCTTCCCGCGGCGCTTGTCGCAGAGGCGGCGAGGTTTATGCACGGGGATGGGCAGAGTGAAGATGTGGAGGGGATGCTGGGTGCCGACTGCGAAGATGATGCTTGCGGAAGGGAAGATTGAAGAAGCGCGCGCGGAGGCGTCGCGCATCGCCGAGGATGTCACACGCTATATTCGCAAGCGTTCGACGGTGGCCGTGGAGCGCACGGTCTTGCGGTTGCTCGGAGTTGACGGCGTCGAT contains:
- a CDS encoding mismatch-specific DNA-glycosylase, whose product is MKTERLAYGLRVLFVGFNPSLRSHELGFNYAGRSNRFYTILYQSGLTTRLFTPQESSLLLQEYGYGFTNIVARPTRRADELSREEYREGAVLLRAKIEAYRPMIACLVGKGVAQAFFGKAIRAFGFLESQADGCTHYFVAPATSGLVRMKLAEQVAVYRALAEEVAHCPWPMREIRGEGR
- a CDS encoding MarR family winged helix-turn-helix transcriptional regulator, yielding MREQETDCSRRQEEEQQSADALLTEERVPCGKEILPNGIQDLDIVIYDLLKDLELQLLGSEPELHGITPKQTILLRKVRQVSRATASQIGEMMGITSGPVTTLTHGLVEKQLLARAVDEDDRRVVWFTLTERGEALIREVIAHRQANVQAFLGALPAHSRDDFYRLYSDVRNALKLLR
- a CDS encoding L-erythro-3,5-diaminohexanoate dehydrogenase; protein product: MSDPYGIRRVLEPRGAMPQPAWRLDATPVCREDEVLIDVSALNVDAASFQQIVADVGRDERAVSERIMSIIRERGKLHNPVTGSGGMLLGTVREIGLNYANRSGIAPGDRIATLVSLSLTPLYMEEIHSIHLDTGQVICRGTAVLFSSGLLARLPSDLPETLALAVCDVCGAPAQVARICQPGQTVAIFGAGGKSGMLSAVQARRKIGEKGRLLAFETAEKSAQALRELGCVDHVVVADARDPVQTLNAMLDVTGGALADVTINCVSAPGTELASILVTRTRGLVYFFSMATSFTAAALGAEGVGKDVDMLIGNGYAEGHAELAFELVRDEPKLQAVFAAKLAQPTGGGTPQ
- the ablA gene encoding lysine 2,3-aminomutase — translated: MSLAPHEILYGKKQRHFRDIPLYKDVTDEQWNDWKWQLTHTIDTMEDLAQVVNLTPEEKIGVSRVKESIPLRITPYYAMLMHPDDPNCPVRLQAVPLSHEMSRSPWDMEDPLAEDEDAPAPGLTHRYPDRVLFLITNQCSMYCRHCTRRRFSGAVGHAVPKPQLDAAIDYIRRTPAVRDVLLSGGDGLLVNDKILEYIISSLRAIPHVEIIRIGTRAPVVFPQRITENLCNILRKYHPVWINTHFNHPDEITPEARLACERLADAGVPLGNQTVLMRGVNDCAHIMKKLMHDLVKIRVRPYYIYQCDLSEGISHFRTTVSKGLEIMEQLRGHTSGYAVPTFVVDAPGGGGKIPVMPQYLISQGHSKVILRNFEGVISVYNEPVYEDQGCPPTCTHNHEEEAIGVAKLLANQALSLEPKGLHRAAGHQGEGAGRQALANQAMRGGTWDGDA
- a CDS encoding MutS-related protein; the protein is MNMGGKSAALRTLLSAQLLHQWGAPVFASAYRAPLYMALRYIGGDQQALDAGISTFAAEVLAIKEALAGEDVLLCLDEVGRATNPQEGEALLFAILQKRQTARSGVTFAVTHFSRRLPGATHLTVRGISKEALAMCHTPEDLRAHMDYRLTTATGTELRQGIAVAAWLGLPAALVAEAARFMHGDGQSEDVEGMLGADCEDDACGRED